ATCTTCGCCCGCCGTCCCGCCGCGCGGGGCCGGAAAGGGCTTTTCGTTCTCGATAAAAAAGCGGCTTCCGGGGCGGGGCCGCTTCAGACTTTCCAACCGTGTGAGCCGACGAGATCCACGAAGGCCACGGAGCCGTGGTCCTCCTGATGAATGCGGCCCTCCTTCTTGAAGATGCGCAGCAGGCGCTGTTCCCGCTTGGCCCGCCCCACGGGGATGACCATGATGCCCGGATCCGTCAACTGGTCCAGGAGGGGCTGCGGGACTTCGGGCCCTCCCGCCGTGACGATGATGCGGTCGAAGGGGCCGAGCTCCGGCCAGCCCAGGGTGCCGTCGTCCAGTTTGACCCGGACGTTGAAGTACCGCATGTCCAGGAGCCGGGTGCGGGCCGCCATGTAGAGCTGCTTGATGCGCTCCACGGTGAAGACCTCGGCGCCCATGGCCGCCAGGATGGCCGCCTGGTATCCAGAGCCGGTGCCGATCTCGAGGATGCGCATCTGGGGGCGGACCACCAGAAGCGTGGTCATGAGGGCCACGATGTAGGGCTGGGACAGGGTCTGGCCCAAACCGATGGGGACGGGATGATCACCGTAGGCCTGGACCTGCAGGGCCTCGTCGACGAAGAGGTGCCTGGGGACCTGACGCATGACCGAAAGCACGCGTTCGTCCGTGATCCCGCGAGCCTCGATCTGCTCCCGCACCATCCTCTCGCGATTGCGAACTAGACCCTTCAAGTTCCCTCATCCCCCCGGGCGCTTCGATTCATTGGAAATCATTGCCTAAACGCTCGATGCAAACCAGATTTCACCCACCAAGTCAACTCGCACGTCCCCGCAAGGCCCATGGAACCCCGCTGCAAACCTTTTTCTTGCGCCAGCCGTACGAATCGGCGAAGAATGAGAAAAAAGGAGTATGCCATGTTCCAGGTGAAAAATATCATGACCAAGGACGTCTTCACCCTCAACCAGCACGACAGCCTGAGCGCGGCCAAGGACCTCATGAGCCTGGCCCGCATCCGGCACATCCCCATCGTCGACGCCGACGGTCACTTCGCGGGCCTGCTGACCCACCGCGACATCCTGGCCGCGACCATCTCCGAACTAGCCGGCATCGACCGCGAGACCCAGGACGAGATCGAGGCCGGCATCCCCATCACGGAGATCATGCAGACCGACGTGGTCACGGTCAGCCCCGACCTGTCCCTCAAGGAGGCGGCCAGGCTCCTGCTGGAGGAGAAATACGGCTGCCTGCCGGTGGTCTGCGACGCCACCCTGTGCGGCATCATCACCGAGGCGGACTTCCTGCGCCTGACCATCGATCTCATGGACGCCGTCGAGCCCGAAGAGTGAAAGCGCCGAGAATTGATTGTGGACTGCGTTGCTTCACCGCTTTTCAAGGGCTCATGTAGACGGATGCGCTTCACCCTCGAAAAGCGCCTCGCTCCGCCCACAATCGATTCTAGCGCGACAGTTCACGCCGTTCATGTCTTCTTGACAACAATTCTGAAAATGGATCGCTTCGTCGAAGCCCCCTCGCGATAAACCCTCTCAAAGGCCACAATGAACGCGGGTCAAGGGGCGCGCCCCTTGCGGGGTGCGGGGCGGCGCCCCGCATCCTCACCCCTGCCGCAAATTCAGAACAGGAACATGGCCGCAAGGCCCAGAAACGTGAAGAACCCGAGGCTGTCGGTGAGGGTGGTCAGGAAGATGCTCGAGGCCTGGGCCGGGTCGCGGCCGATCTCCTTGAGCACGAGGGGGATGGAGGCGCCGGCCACGGCGCCGATGAGCATGTCCAGGCCCAGGGCCACGGCCATGACCGAGGCCAGCCCGAGGTTGCCGGTCCAGAAGAACAGGCCGGCGAAAACGAGCATGCCGACTATGAGGCCGTTGGCCGTGCCGATCTTGGCCTCGCGCAGCACGGCCACCCAGCTCTTCTTGCGGTTGAACCGCTCCATGGCCAGCTGCCGGATCATGACGGCCAGAGCCTGCTGGCCCGTGTTGCCGGCCTGGTTGGCCACGATGGGCATGAGGGCGGCCAGGAGAGCCATCTGGGCGATGGTCCCTTCGAAGAGGTGCACGACGAAGGCCGAAATGGCCGAGTTGAGGACGTTCATGACCAGCCAGGGCAGACGCATGCGCAGGGAGTAGGTCCAGGGCGAGTCCACGGTCTCGTCCCGACCGGCGCCGACCATGGACTGCATGTCCTCGCTGGCCTCGTCCTGGATGATGTCGATGACGTCGTCGACGGTGACCATGCCCAGCAGCCGCTGCTCGTGGTCGACGACGGGCAGGGCCAGGAAGTTGTAGCGGCTGATGAGGCGGGCCACCTCCTCCTTGTCCGTGTCGAAGGGGACGTAGATGAGGTTCTGGTCGCCCAGGAGATCCTTGAGCAGCGTGCGGCCGGGGCTCAGCAGCAGGTCGCGCAGGGAGACCACGCCCTTGAGGTGCCGGTACTCGTCGACGATGTAGGCGTAATAGGGGATCTCCGTCTCCTCCACGCGCTCGCGGATGAGATTGATGGCCTGCTGGGCGTTCATGGACTGATCCAGGGCCAGGATCTCCGTGTTCATGACGCCGCCGGCCGAATCCGGGTCGAACTGGAGCAGGTCGGAGATCTCCTCGGCGTCCTCGCGCTCGAGCTTCTTGAAGATGCGGACCCGGACGTCGTCGTCGAGGTCTTCGAGGATGTCCGCGGCGTCGTCCGGGGACATGGCCTCCAGGATGGCCGCGGCGAAGGACGGCGAGAGGCGGCTCATGAGCAGGTTGCGCTCGTGGCGCTCCATCTCCGTGATGGACTCGGAGGCGTCCTCCACGTCCATCTCCCGGATATACTCGAGCTGCTCGGCCAGGGACAGGTTTTCCAGCTCGTCGGCCGTGTCGGCCGGATGCTGGCTGTCCAGGGAGGCGGCAACCCACTGTACGGACGAATAGTCCGGCGGGATCGGATCGGAATTTTTCTTTGCATTCATGACTCGTGCTCGGTAGCTTAATCAGCCGGTGAGGTCAAAGCGCCCGTTGCATTCGCGCCGAAACGTCACACGGCATTTGACAAGGCACAAGGCCCCGAATACTGCCGCCTCTCACGGAAACACCATGCTTCACCCACTCGTCAGCACCCTTCTCGACCGCATCCTCCAGGGCGGCGCCCTGACGCAGGATGACGGCCGCGCCCTGGCCGCCCTCGGCCGGGAGCACACCACCGGCCTGCTCTTCGCCGCCAACGCGGTCATGAATGCCAGGGGGCGCGTGTCCTTCACCTGCTCCATCATCAACGCCAAGTCCGGGACCTGCTCCCAGGACTGCGTCTTCTGCGCCCAGAGCGGACACTACCGAACCGGCAGCCCAACGCACCCCCTTCTCCCGCTGGAGGAACTGGTCGAACGCGGTCTGGCAATGCACGCGGCCGGGGCCTCGTGCTACTCCATCGTGACCAGCGGACTGCGCCTGGCCGAGGACGAGATCGAACGCGTCTGCGCCTGTCTGCGGGAACTGAGGCGGCGCACGGACATGACCCTGAGCGCCTCCCTGGGGCTGCTGACGTCGGAGTACGTCCGGCGTCTGGTCGATGCGGGCCTGTCCCGCTACCACCACAATCTGGAGACGGCCCGTTCGCACTTCCCGGCCATCTGCACGACCCACGAGTACGACCAGGACATCGAAACCGTGCTGCTGGCCAAAGAACACTGCCTGCAGGTCTGCTCGGGCGGCATCCTTGGCCTTGGCGAGTCCTGGGACCAGCGCATCGAACTTGCCGGGACCCTGGCGGAACTCGGGGTCGACACGGTGCCGCTCAATTTCCTGAACCCCATACCGGGCACGCCCCTGCAGGACGTGGAGCTACTGACGCCCCACGATGCCCTCAAGTCCGTGGCGCTTTTCCGGCTGATGCTGCCGGAAGCCGACATCACCGTGGCCGGCGGGCGCGAGAAGGTCCTGGGCGACTACCAGTCCTGGCTGCCCCTGGCCGGGGCCAACGGCATGATGATCGGCAACTACCTGACCACCCGCGGCCGGGGCCTGGACGCCGACACGCGCATGCTGGAGCAGGGCTCATGGATCTGACCGCGGCCGGGAGGCTGACCCTGCCCGTGTCCTTCGACCCGGACGACGCCTGCTTCAACGGGCATTTCCCCGGCAACCCGGTGGTGCCGGGCACGCTGATCATGGGCCTGTGCCTGGAAGCCGTGCGTGCGCGTCTGGGCCATGCGGGGCCCTTGAGGGTCCGGCGCTTTTCCTTCGCCCGTTTCGCCGCGCCCGGTGCGTACGAACTGCGCATCGAGGACCGCGGCGGTGAGTTCGCCTGCATCCTGAGCCAGGGCGACACCGTCTTCGCCCGGGGGAGGATCGCGCCGTGAGGCTCTCCTTTCGCGGCCGCACGGCCCTCATCCTCGGCGGGGGGAGCGACATGGGCCTGGCCCTGGCCGCCCTGCTGCGTGACGAAGGGCTGGCCGTGATCCCGACCCACGCATCGGAGACGGGACGCGAGGCCGTAGCCCGGCGCTTCCCGGACTTGGCAAGCCCCCGTCTGGAGCTGGGAGATCATGATTTCGGGGCCCTGCAGCCCGTCCTCGACGCCGGCGTCGACTACCTCGTGGACCTGGCCCAGGGCGACCTCGAAGGCCTGGCCGCAGCCGCGGGCGACGAGGCCGAGGGCTATCTCGAAGCCCATGTTTCCGGCCGTCTGCGCCTGCTGCGTGCCGTGACCAGATCCATGCTCCCCCGCCGCTTCGGGCGGCTCGTCTTCGTCTCTTCCACCGCCGCGGCCTTGCCCGCGCCGGGCCAGGCCTTCTACGGCGCGGCCAAACGCGCGGCCGAGGGGTTGTACCAGAGCCTGGGGCTGGAGCTGGGTTCGCGCGGCGTGACCTCCGTCAGCCTGCGCCTGGGCCTCGTCGACGCCGGCCGGGGGAAGCGCTTCCTGGACGCCGACGACAGACGGCAGACGCTCGGCGGCAAGGTCGTGAGCCTGGAGCAGGCCGCCTCAACCCTTCTTTTTCTCATGTCGGACCAGGCCCTCGCCCTGACCTGCACAACCATCACCATGGACGCCGGACTGACGGCGCAGAAATACCTATGAGCAATATCGAAACCATCACGGCTGCCATCAACGGAATTCTGGCCGACATCCTCGATCTGGACCCGGAGCTGATCACCCCCGAAACGTACGTTGTCCGAGACCTGCGGGCAGAGTCCATCGATCTGCTCGAGATAGGCGTGGCCATCCAGCACCGCCTGGATATGGAGGTCGATGACGACACGCTGTTCCTCAAGAACATGCGCAAGGTCCTGGCCCGCGCGGCCAAGGCTGGAACTGCCCCGGAGGCTGCCTTGGCCGACGAGTACCCGCACCTGGACTCTGCCCGCATCGCCGAAATCGTGACCGACCGCGAGACCGGCCCGGTGATCAAGGTCCGCGACCTGATCGCCTACGCCGCCGACCGCGCCGGGGATCGGGAGGACTGATGGCCCGCCGGGTGGTCATCACGGCCAGCGGCTTCATCCTTCCCCTGGGTTCGACACCCGGAGAGGTCCTGGCCGCCCTGGACTCCCCCCACGGACCTTTCGAGCGATGGGCCGCCGACCGGCACGTGTCCGTCTGTCCCGTCGCCGGGTTCGACCTGCGCTCCTACGTGGGCCGCTGCAAGAACGCGCGCTACCTGACGCGCGGCCAGCAGCTGTGCCTGGCCGCGGCCGTGCGCGCGGTGTCCGAGGCGGACCTCGGGCCGCAGCACCTGGACAGCGCCGGACTCTTCCTGGGCCTGGGACCCAACCTCCAGGCCGTCCCGCGCGAGGACAAGGCCCTGTGGCTGCTGGACTGTCTGCCCAACACCCTGGCCGCGACCCTGGCCGAACAGCTGGGCCTGCACGGCGAGAACCTGACCATCATGACGGCCTGCGCGGGCTCCACCCAGGCCCTGGGCCAGGCGTTTCGGACCGTGGCCGCGGGCCTGGCCGACGTGGCCCTGGCCGGCGGCGGCGACTCGCGCCTGTCGGTCGAAGGGGTGCGCGCCTACCGCCAGGCCGGGGTTCTGGCCACGGATTTCGTCCGGCCCGAGGAGGCCTGCCGTCCCTTCGACCGCAACCGCTCGGGCTTTGCCATCGGCGAGGGTGCGGCCATGTTCGTCCTGGAGAGTCTTGATCACGCCACGGCGCGGGGTGCGAGAATCCTGGCCGAAGTTGTCGGCGCCTCGTCGTCCCTGGACGGAGGCAGCCTTACGGGCCCGGACCCAGCGGGCATGGCGGCCGCCAGGGCCGTACGGCTGTGCCTGGAAAAACTCGGCTCGCGGGACCTCTGCGTCCTGGCCCACGGCACGGGCACGGTCCTCAACGACGAGACCGAGGCCGCCGTCCTGTCCGGGACCGTTCCCAACGCCCGGGCCGTGTGCGCCTTCAAGTCCCGCATGGGGCACCTGGCCTCGGCCTGCGGGGCGGCGGAGTTGGCCGTGGGCCTGGTCTGCGCCGAGACCGGCCAATTTCCGGCCATCGCCAACCTCGAAAATCCGGCCTGGCCGGACCTCCCCCTGTTGCGCAGACCCATGGCCCTGCGGCCGAAAAACCTGCTCCTGCAGAGCTTCGGCTTCGGCGGGCAGAACGCCTGTCTGGGCCTCAAAGAATTCAAGGCCGGGAAGGATGCGGCATGAGTCCGGATGCACGCCATGCAGCGTCGAGGGTTGAGGACGCGCCCGGTGCCGACTTTTCCGCCTTCGACCCTTCCATGGCCCTGGATGCCGTCGTTTCATGCGACGAGAGGGAAATCGTGGCCCGGACCGCGGACGGACTGCCGCCCTATCTGGCCCTGGAAGCCCTGGCCCAGGCCTGCGGGCTGCACCTGCGCCGCCGCCACGACTTCGCGGTCCGCGCATTCCTCGCTTCCGTCTCGGACCTTGTCCATGTTCCGGGGCTGGGCCACAGCTCGCTGACCATCCGCGCCACCCTCATCGCCGAGACCGCGGCCGGCGCCGCCTACGATGTCATCATGGACGGCGCTCCGGCCTGCCGGATACTCATGGGCCATACACCCCTGGCGTCCCCCGACATTTTTTTCCGCCAGCGCTTCGAGGCCCTATGCACCCGCTCCTGAGCAGACTGCGCGCCGACGTGGAAGCCCGCAAGGCAGCCGGCCTGGGCCGGGAACTCCTGGCCGTGTCCGAACACCGCGACGCCTTCGCAGTGGTGGAAGGACGAGAACTCCTGGACTTCTCCTCCAACGACTTCCTGGGACTGGCCCAGGACCGGGCCATGGCAGCGCATCGGGCCGAGCTGTGCCACCTGCAGGGCTGCGGCTCGGGCTCCTCGCGCCTGGTCACTGGCACCTCCTCGGCCACCGTGGAGGCCGAACGCGCCCTGGCCGCGCATTTCGGGTATGAATCCTGCCTGATCCTCGGCAGCGGCTTCCTGGCCAACCTGACGCTGCTGGCCACCATTTTCAACGACAAGGACACACTGGCCCTGGACAAGCGCGCCCACGCCAGCACCATGGCCGGCGTACGCCACAGCCGGGCCGCCTTTCACACCTTCCGGCACAACCGGCTGAGCCACTTGGAGAAGATACTGCAGACGCACCCGGTGCAGGCCGTGCTGACCGAGTCCCTGTTCAGCATGGACGGGGACTCCCCCGACTTCGTGACGCTCAAGCGGCTCAAGGATGAATTCGGATTCCTGTGCGTCGTGGACGAGGCCCATGCCTTCGGCGTCCTGGGCGAGGGCGGCCGCGGACTGGCGCAGGACGTGGCCGACGTGGCCGTGGGCACACTGGGCAAGGCCTTCGGGCTGTTCGGGGCCTTCATCCTCTGCCCGGAGGCGGTCCGCGACCATCTCGTCCATTTCGGCCAGGGATTCATCTACACCACCGCCCTGCCGCCCTGGCACGGGGACATGGTGGCGGCGATGCTGGAGCGCGTCGCGGCTGCCGATGAAGCGCGGACACAACTGAAAGAGCTTGGGGACGAGGCGCGCAGAATCCTGGGGGATCTTCTCCCGGTCCGCGGCGCGGCCCACATCCTGGCCCTGGAGGTCGGCGACGAAGCCCGCAGCGTCCGACTGGCAGAGGGCCTGCGCAGCCGGGGCGTGCTCGTCTTCGCGGCGCGCTACCCCACCGTGCCCCTGGGCCAGGCCATCCTGCGCGTCAACCTGACGAGCCTGCACACGAGGCGGCACGTCGAAACGCTGCGCGACGCCCTGTCCGCGACGCTGAGGGAGGAATCATGACACGGCCCGGAAAAATCATCTTCATAACCGGCACGGACACGGACGTCGGCAAGACCGTACTGAGCCTCCTGATCATGCGCGCCCTGGCGGGCCGCGACGCCGTGTACCTCAAACCCGTGCAGACGGGCTGCACCGACCCGGATGCGGATTCCGACCCGGCCTTCCTGCACCGCCACCTGCCGGAAGGACTGCCCGGCGGCATGAGTCCCGCGGACTGCATCCACAGCCTCCGCCCCCTGCCCAAGGCCCCCCTCTTCGCAGGCGAACCCGTGGATTTCGAGGCGCTGCAGAGATTCATCGAAGGCCGCACTGCCTGCCACGACATCGTGGTGGTCGAGGGCGCGGGCGGCGTGCTCGTGCCGGTCACTGCGCAAAAGAACATGCTCGATCTGGCCATCGCCTGCCGGGCCGCAATCCTCGTCGCGGCCAGGGCGGGCCTCGGCACCATCAACCACACCCTGCTGACCTTCGAAGCCATCGCCGCGCGGGGTGCGGAATGCCTGGGCGCAATCCTCCTTGACCCGACCGACGCAGTGCCCGGACCCGACCGGACCGAAAACATCACGGCCATCGAATCCTTCTCCGGCCGTCGCGTGCACGGAGTGATCGGACGCATCGACGACCTGCGGCATCCGGACCCGCATCACCTCGCCCTTCTCGGGAATGTGCTGGTTCCCTTCGCGAACTGATTCCCCCGCAGCCTCCGGCCGCTCTTGACCGTCCACTGCTCTGCATGTACGAGACTGCAGATTTGGGGTCTGCACGGCAGACCCCGTGCGGCGTGTGCGCGGGACGGGCCCATTTGGCCTTGCAACACATCACCAATCGAGGAAGCAGTTCATGAGCAGAAGAATCATCCAGGTCGAGGAAAAGGTACCGTTACTCCAGGGCATCCCATTAAGTCTGCAGCACCTTTTCGCCATGTTCGGGGCCTCGGTGCTGGTCCCCACCCTATTCAAGATCGATCCTGCCATCGTGCTGCTCATGAATGGCATCGGCACGCTCATTTACCTCTTCCTGTGCAAGGGCAAGGCTCCGGCCTTCCTGGGTTCGAGCTTCGCCTTCCTGTCCCCGGTCTTTGTCGTCCTCGGTGCCGACGCTGCCCTGTGGGGGGGCAACTACCCCTACGCCCTGGGCGGGTTCATCGTTTCCGGTCTGATCTTCTGCACCGTGGCGCTCATTATCGGCAAGTTCGGCTCCGACTGGATCAAGGTCGTGCTGCCGCCGGCCACCATGGGCCCCATCGTGGCCCTCATCGGCCTTGAGCTGGCCGGCGTGGCCACGGGCATGGCCGGCATCATGCCCGACAAGACCGGCGCCTACGACATGAACGCCATCATCGTGTCCATGGTCACCCTGCTCGTCGTGGCCTTCGGCTCCATCGTCTTCAAAGGCTTCATGGCCGTCATCCCGGTCCTGATCGGCATCATCGTCGGCTACGGCGTGTCCATCGCCATGGGCATGGTCAACTTCGACATCATCTCGGCCGCCCCGGTCTTCGCCATGCCGACCATCTACACCCCCGCCTTCGACTGGGACAAGATCCTGATCATCATCCCGGCCTCCCTGGTAGTCATCTCCGAGCACATCGGCCACCTCGTGGTCACGGGCAACATCGTCGGCCGCGAACTGACCAAGGACCCCGGGCTGCACCGCTCGCTCCTGGGTGACGGCATCTCCACCACCCTGTCGGGCTTCATGGGTTCCGTGCCTGTCACGACCTACGGCGAAAACATCGGCGTCATGGCCATCACCCGCGTCTACTCCGTGTGGGTCATCGGCGGGGCGGCCGTCATCTCCATCTGCCTGGCCTTCGTCGGCAAGCTCTCGGCCTTCATCCAGTCCATCCCGACCCCGGTCATGGGCGGCATCTGCATCCTGCTCTTCGGCGTCATCGCCGCCTCGGGCATCCGCATGCTGGTGGAGTCCAAGGTCGACTACTCCAAGCCGGCCAACCTGATCCTTACCGCCATCGTCCTCATCGTCGGCCTGAGCGGAACGGCCGTGAGCATCGGCACGGTCCAGCTCAAGGGCATGGCCCTGGGCACCGTGGTCGGCATGCTCATGTCCATCATCTTCCACCTCCTCGAAACCATGGGCCTGACCAACCAGCCGGCCGACCACTAGTCCCGGAATCGACATCAGCAACCAAGGCGGGACACATTGCTGTCCCGCCTTTTTTTCGTCATGTGGGGGAGAACAATGAAGAGATTTTCACCCTGGCTCTGGATCGGCGGCATCGTCGGAGTTCTGACCATGGGGGCCCTGAGGTTTCTGGGCAAGAGCACCGACATCTTCGGGCTGCTGGCCGGTATGGCCGTGGTCATCGCAGTCCTGGCCTTCCTCGTCATCCGCTACGTGAACCGCAACTGGTGAGCCGAAACGTGCATGACGCGAACCTGCGGGACACGGCAGCCCTGTGGGGACTGACGTTCGAGGCGATCCTGCCGGGCATCCCGATCCAGGGCAGCCCGGAACGCTGTCTGGACCGGATGGTGATCCGCACGGATGCAGGCCCCTTCCTGCTTGAAGAGTTGAGCCCGGAGTCCGTCCCGCGCAAGACCGTCCTGGCAAGTCGCCTGGCCCATCTGGCCGGCGCGGGTCTGGCCGTGGCCGCACCCGTGCCCGGACGGGACGGGCGGCACGTGCAGCCCCGGAACGGTAAATTCTGGCAGCTGTCCCCGTATGTGCCGGGCATCGAACTCGACCGGGACACGTACTGGCGCGACGCCTGGCGCGGCGAAGCCCTGGCCAGCTATCTGGCAGACATGCGTCGCGCCGCCTGCGGAATGAATCTGGATGAACCGCCCTTCGACATGGCCGCCTACGCCCGCCGCATCGAGACCGACACCCGCCGCCTGCACCCGCGGGTCCACGATCGTCTGGCCCGGATCTTCACGGCGCTCCACCTCGGATTGGCCGAATGCGGCCATCTGCCGGCCGTCTTCAGCCACGGCGACCCCCATCCCCTGAACGTCATCTGGGGGGAGAACCGGATCCTGGCGGCCATCGACTGGGAATTCTGCGGTCCCAAGTGCGCCCTCTACGACATGGCCCTGGTCCTGGGCTGCGTAGGCAGCGAGGGCGAAGGGGCGCTCGTAGGCCCATTTGTCCAGGCCTTTCTGGAAACGCTGCGATCAGAAGGCCTGCTCGGCAAAGAGATGGAAGCCCACCTGCCCACGTGGGTTCTTGCCCTGCGGACCGCCTGGCTGGCCGAGTGGCTGCGGCGCGGAGATACGGAGGCGGCGGAGTTCGAGGTCTTCTACATGGAGATTCTGGCACAGCCACTCTTGAGGAAAACGCCTGGATCGTGGCCATGAAATGCGGCGGCCTCGGAGCCTGCAACCACGGGGCTTGAACGCCGCAAACTTCTGGGAAGCATCGGACCAATTCGTCCACCCTCATGATCCGACAACCCCGCGCCTCCTATAGGGTTCCCTGTCCGGGCCAACGACACTGCCCATAACTTTCCCCGCATAATTCATTATTCTCCCGCATGTGCTTCTCCATCCGATGCTGGCAGAGTGTTTCGAAAACCTTCGACGCACAGCACCGGGAGGATCCATGCCGCATCCGACAGCAGACAGTTCGTGGTTCACCTTCGAAGCCCCGGCCGATCACGCGTTCCGGGTGTTCGCCTTCACCGGGATCGAAGAGGCCC
This region of Desulfomicrobium escambiense DSM 10707 genomic DNA includes:
- a CDS encoding protein-L-isoaspartate(D-aspartate) O-methyltransferase; amino-acid sequence: MVREQIEARGITDERVLSVMRQVPRHLFVDEALQVQAYGDHPVPIGLGQTLSQPYIVALMTTLLVVRPQMRILEIGTGSGYQAAILAAMGAEVFTVERIKQLYMAARTRLLDMRYFNVRVKLDDGTLGWPELGPFDRIIVTAGGPEVPQPLLDQLTDPGIMVIPVGRAKREQRLLRIFKKEGRIHQEDHGSVAFVDLVGSHGWKV
- a CDS encoding CBS domain-containing protein codes for the protein MFQVKNIMTKDVFTLNQHDSLSAAKDLMSLARIRHIPIVDADGHFAGLLTHRDILAATISELAGIDRETQDEIEAGIPITEIMQTDVVTVSPDLSLKEAARLLLEEKYGCLPVVCDATLCGIITEADFLRLTIDLMDAVEPEE
- the mgtE gene encoding magnesium transporter, translated to MNAKKNSDPIPPDYSSVQWVAASLDSQHPADTADELENLSLAEQLEYIREMDVEDASESITEMERHERNLLMSRLSPSFAAAILEAMSPDDAADILEDLDDDVRVRIFKKLEREDAEEISDLLQFDPDSAGGVMNTEILALDQSMNAQQAINLIRERVEETEIPYYAYIVDEYRHLKGVVSLRDLLLSPGRTLLKDLLGDQNLIYVPFDTDKEEVARLISRYNFLALPVVDHEQRLLGMVTVDDVIDIIQDEASEDMQSMVGAGRDETVDSPWTYSLRMRLPWLVMNVLNSAISAFVVHLFEGTIAQMALLAALMPIVANQAGNTGQQALAVMIRQLAMERFNRKKSWVAVLREAKIGTANGLIVGMLVFAGLFFWTGNLGLASVMAVALGLDMLIGAVAGASIPLVLKEIGRDPAQASSIFLTTLTDSLGFFTFLGLAAMFLF
- the bioB gene encoding biotin synthase BioB, with translation MLHPLVSTLLDRILQGGALTQDDGRALAALGREHTTGLLFAANAVMNARGRVSFTCSIINAKSGTCSQDCVFCAQSGHYRTGSPTHPLLPLEELVERGLAMHAAGASCYSIVTSGLRLAEDEIERVCACLRELRRRTDMTLSASLGLLTSEYVRRLVDAGLSRYHHNLETARSHFPAICTTHEYDQDIETVLLAKEHCLQVCSGGILGLGESWDQRIELAGTLAELGVDTVPLNFLNPIPGTPLQDVELLTPHDALKSVALFRLMLPEADITVAGGREKVLGDYQSWLPLAGANGMMIGNYLTTRGRGLDADTRMLEQGSWI
- a CDS encoding SDR family NAD(P)-dependent oxidoreductase, with amino-acid sequence MRLSFRGRTALILGGGSDMGLALAALLRDEGLAVIPTHASETGREAVARRFPDLASPRLELGDHDFGALQPVLDAGVDYLVDLAQGDLEGLAAAAGDEAEGYLEAHVSGRLRLLRAVTRSMLPRRFGRLVFVSSTAAALPAPGQAFYGAAKRAAEGLYQSLGLELGSRGVTSVSLRLGLVDAGRGKRFLDADDRRQTLGGKVVSLEQAASTLLFLMSDQALALTCTTITMDAGLTAQKYL
- a CDS encoding acyl carrier protein; the encoded protein is MSNIETITAAINGILADILDLDPELITPETYVVRDLRAESIDLLEIGVAIQHRLDMEVDDDTLFLKNMRKVLARAAKAGTAPEAALADEYPHLDSARIAEIVTDRETGPVIKVRDLIAYAADRAGDRED
- a CDS encoding beta-ketoacyl-[acyl-carrier-protein] synthase family protein, producing the protein MARRVVITASGFILPLGSTPGEVLAALDSPHGPFERWAADRHVSVCPVAGFDLRSYVGRCKNARYLTRGQQLCLAAAVRAVSEADLGPQHLDSAGLFLGLGPNLQAVPREDKALWLLDCLPNTLAATLAEQLGLHGENLTIMTACAGSTQALGQAFRTVAAGLADVALAGGGDSRLSVEGVRAYRQAGVLATDFVRPEEACRPFDRNRSGFAIGEGAAMFVLESLDHATARGARILAEVVGASSSLDGGSLTGPDPAGMAAARAVRLCLEKLGSRDLCVLAHGTGTVLNDETEAAVLSGTVPNARAVCAFKSRMGHLASACGAAELAVGLVCAETGQFPAIANLENPAWPDLPLLRRPMALRPKNLLLQSFGFGGQNACLGLKEFKAGKDAA
- a CDS encoding aminotransferase class I/II-fold pyridoxal phosphate-dependent enzyme, whose amino-acid sequence is MHPLLSRLRADVEARKAAGLGRELLAVSEHRDAFAVVEGRELLDFSSNDFLGLAQDRAMAAHRAELCHLQGCGSGSSRLVTGTSSATVEAERALAAHFGYESCLILGSGFLANLTLLATIFNDKDTLALDKRAHASTMAGVRHSRAAFHTFRHNRLSHLEKILQTHPVQAVLTESLFSMDGDSPDFVTLKRLKDEFGFLCVVDEAHAFGVLGEGGRGLAQDVADVAVGTLGKAFGLFGAFILCPEAVRDHLVHFGQGFIYTTALPPWHGDMVAAMLERVAAADEARTQLKELGDEARRILGDLLPVRGAAHILALEVGDEARSVRLAEGLRSRGVLVFAARYPTVPLGQAILRVNLTSLHTRRHVETLRDALSATLREES
- the bioD gene encoding dethiobiotin synthase, translating into MTRPGKIIFITGTDTDVGKTVLSLLIMRALAGRDAVYLKPVQTGCTDPDADSDPAFLHRHLPEGLPGGMSPADCIHSLRPLPKAPLFAGEPVDFEALQRFIEGRTACHDIVVVEGAGGVLVPVTAQKNMLDLAIACRAAILVAARAGLGTINHTLLTFEAIAARGAECLGAILLDPTDAVPGPDRTENITAIESFSGRRVHGVIGRIDDLRHPDPHHLALLGNVLVPFAN
- the uraA gene encoding uracil permease, which codes for MSRRIIQVEEKVPLLQGIPLSLQHLFAMFGASVLVPTLFKIDPAIVLLMNGIGTLIYLFLCKGKAPAFLGSSFAFLSPVFVVLGADAALWGGNYPYALGGFIVSGLIFCTVALIIGKFGSDWIKVVLPPATMGPIVALIGLELAGVATGMAGIMPDKTGAYDMNAIIVSMVTLLVVAFGSIVFKGFMAVIPVLIGIIVGYGVSIAMGMVNFDIISAAPVFAMPTIYTPAFDWDKILIIIPASLVVISEHIGHLVVTGNIVGRELTKDPGLHRSLLGDGISTTLSGFMGSVPVTTYGENIGVMAITRVYSVWVIGGAAVISICLAFVGKLSAFIQSIPTPVMGGICILLFGVIAASGIRMLVESKVDYSKPANLILTAIVLIVGLSGTAVSIGTVQLKGMALGTVVGMLMSIIFHLLETMGLTNQPADH
- a CDS encoding phosphotransferase; this encodes MHDANLRDTAALWGLTFEAILPGIPIQGSPERCLDRMVIRTDAGPFLLEELSPESVPRKTVLASRLAHLAGAGLAVAAPVPGRDGRHVQPRNGKFWQLSPYVPGIELDRDTYWRDAWRGEALASYLADMRRAACGMNLDEPPFDMAAYARRIETDTRRLHPRVHDRLARIFTALHLGLAECGHLPAVFSHGDPHPLNVIWGENRILAAIDWEFCGPKCALYDMALVLGCVGSEGEGALVGPFVQAFLETLRSEGLLGKEMEAHLPTWVLALRTAWLAEWLRRGDTEAAEFEVFYMEILAQPLLRKTPGSWP